The following coding sequences lie in one Onychomys torridus chromosome X, mOncTor1.1, whole genome shotgun sequence genomic window:
- the Prr32 gene encoding proline-rich protein 32 isoform X2, whose protein sequence is MACTESGLAGHSCSSIMVPVDKNGSRETQHNVPLWCLKCMQDDEDDTEFWACPRVLLRPPFTVPIPGASILENPRALRHPFTLTPAIEKESLATEVNSSEGLESQNKKDHDSINMSQEISGSPMALMIEGPRVVSAGSPRHPVDNWQQRPPLHLSTSVSGLPCSTAYCFMPPQPPAFSPVPVMPSPFASPLRFGSPLLPYFFPYNTGAIPPPPYLN, encoded by the exons ATGGCTTGTACTGAAAGTGG GCTTGCAGGGCATAGCTGTTCATCCATAATGGTACCGGTGGACAAAAATGGAAGCAGGGAGACACAGCACAATGTCCCACTTTGGTGTCTGAAGTGCATGCAGGATGATGAAGATGATACAGAGTTCTGGGCCTGCCCTCGGGTCCTCCTGAGACCCCCCTTCACTGTGCCGATACCAGGAGCCAGCATTCTTGAAAATCCAAGAGCTCTGAGACACCCTTTTACACTAACACCTGCTATTGAGAAAGAGTCCCTAGCAACAGAAGTAAACAGCTCGGAGGGCCTGGAGAGCCAGAACAAGAAGGATCATGATTCTATTAATATGTCCCAGGAAATCTCTGGAAGCCCAATGGCACTGATGATTGAAGGTCCAAGAGTTGTTAGTGCG GGAAGCCCAAGGCACCCTGTGGATAATTGGCAGCAGAGACCTCCTCTCCATTTGTCAACCAGTGTTTCAGGCTTACCTTGCTCTACTGCTTACTGCTTCATGCCACCTCAACCACCAGCGTTCAGTCCAGTTCCTGTGATGCCTTCTCCCTTTGCTTCTCCCCTGAGATTTGGTTCTCCTCTGttgccttatttttttccttataacaCTGGAgcaattcctcctcctccatacTTAAACTAG
- the Prr32 gene encoding proline-rich protein 32 isoform X1 produces the protein MACTESGLAGHSCSSIMVPVDKNGSRETQHNVPLWCLKCMQDDEDDTEFWACPRVLLRPPFTVPIPGASILENPRALRHPFTLTPAIEKESLATEVNSSEGLESQNKKDHDSINMSQEISGSPMALMIEGPRVVSAVSEGNGNSSKPYMPVPRSQGFFLPRGPQSRGPRYVPTLRSGIMMEVTPGNRRMAYNGSLAHVSFPQGSPRHPVDNWQQRPPLHLSTSVSGLPCSTAYCFMPPQPPAFSPVPVMPSPFASPLRFGSPLLPYFFPYNTGAIPPPPYLN, from the exons ATGGCTTGTACTGAAAGTGG GCTTGCAGGGCATAGCTGTTCATCCATAATGGTACCGGTGGACAAAAATGGAAGCAGGGAGACACAGCACAATGTCCCACTTTGGTGTCTGAAGTGCATGCAGGATGATGAAGATGATACAGAGTTCTGGGCCTGCCCTCGGGTCCTCCTGAGACCCCCCTTCACTGTGCCGATACCAGGAGCCAGCATTCTTGAAAATCCAAGAGCTCTGAGACACCCTTTTACACTAACACCTGCTATTGAGAAAGAGTCCCTAGCAACAGAAGTAAACAGCTCGGAGGGCCTGGAGAGCCAGAACAAGAAGGATCATGATTCTATTAATATGTCCCAGGAAATCTCTGGAAGCCCAATGGCACTGATGATTGAAGGTCCAAGAGTTGTTAGTGCGGTTAGTGAGGGAAACGGCAATAGCTCAAAGCCATATATGCCTGTGCCTAGATCCCAAGGGTTCTTTCTACCAAGGGGCCCACAGTCACGAGGCCCTCGATATGTCCCCACACTTAGATCGGGGATAATGATGGAGGTGACTCCAGGAAATCGTAGAATGGCATACAACGGCAGCCTGGCCCATGTTTCTTTCCCACAGGGAAGCCCAAGGCACCCTGTGGATAATTGGCAGCAGAGACCTCCTCTCCATTTGTCAACCAGTGTTTCAGGCTTACCTTGCTCTACTGCTTACTGCTTCATGCCACCTCAACCACCAGCGTTCAGTCCAGTTCCTGTGATGCCTTCTCCCTTTGCTTCTCCCCTGAGATTTGGTTCTCCTCTGttgccttatttttttccttataacaCTGGAgcaattcctcctcctccatacTTAAACTAG